DNA sequence from the Longimicrobiaceae bacterium genome:
GGCTTGGCGAGGAAGCCGTCGAAGCCCTCGCGGCGCAGGTTGTCGCCGTCGATGGAGAGCGCCATGGCGGTGAGCACGATGATGGGGATGCCGGCCGTGGCGGGGTCGGCCTTGAGCACCTTCATCGCCTCCTTGCCGTCCATCACCGGCATCGCCAGGTCCATGACCACCAGGTCCGGCGCGTGCTCGCGGGCCAGGTCCACGGCCTCGGCGCCGTTGCGCGCGGCGAGGGTGCGGTAGCCGTCGTGCTCCAGCACGGTGAGCAGCGCCATCCGGTTGTCTTCGTGGTCCTCGGCCAGCAGGATCGTGCGTTGCATGGATGGGCGGATGGGAGATGTGCCCGCCCGCGCGCCGCTGGAGGGCGGTGCGTCGGGGCGCCGTGCTGGTGCGATGCCCCCGCGTGCCGCAAGAAGGACGCCCCCGCGCCGTCCACGGCGTATCATCTCTCCCGCCCTCGTCTACCGCCGGATCTCCGGCACCCGATGCGCCGGCGCGACGATGGCGGCGCGTCAGCCGGAGAAGAGGTCGCTCTGGCCGTCGCGGGGCGCGGGGTACACCACGCGTGCGCCCGGAAGCACGACCGCATGCGGCGACCGCTCGTGCGGCGTGGCGCCCCCCGGGCCGATGATGTTCAGCACGCGGATGCCGCGCGCCACCAGGGCGTCCGCGATGAGCTGGCGATGGCAGCGCCACGGCACCGCCTCGGCACACATCACCGTGGGGCGCATCGTCTGCGAAGCGTCCACGAGGCGCTGGAGGGCCGCCTGGAACGCGGGCGTGGCGGTGTGGTCCGCATAGGCCCGGAAGGCGGCGCTGCGCCACGCGCCGTTGGGCGACGGCGACAGGTCCGCCGTCTTCGCGGGGGCGCGGCGGCCGCCCATCTCCGGCTCGTGCACGTACGCGATGCCCGCCTCGCGCAACGCCGCCGCAAGCGCCTCGCTGCCGAACTGCGGAAAGCGCCGTGAGCCGGGGAACCGCCGCACGTCCACCAGCAGCTCCACGCCGTTCTCCCGCAGCAGCTCCAGGAACTCCTCGATCGACCGGGTCGAGTGTCCGACCGTATTGATGGGCCTCTCCATGCCCCCGCCGGATGCACGTCCCCTGCCGCCGAAGCTTGGAATCTCCCGGCCCGAGACTCTGCCCACCGGAGGACGAGCTTCCCTCCCGGACGCGAAGAGCCCCGCCCTCCGATGGGAAGGCGGGGCTCGCTCATCTACCGAGCTGTCGGTCAGACCTTCTCGACCGCCTCGACGTTGAGGGTGATCTGCACCTCGTCGCTGAGGACGGTGCCGCCGCCCTCGGCCGCGCGGTTCCAGGCCACGCCGTAGTCCATGCGGTCGATGGTGGTGCTCGCCTCGAACCCGATGCGGCGCTTGCCCGGCGCGCCCCCCACCGCCAGCAGCTCGCCGTCCAGCACCACCGGCGTGGTCACGCCGCGGATGGTGAGGTTCCCGTACACCTTGAGCGCCTTGCCGCTCACCTCCACGCGCGTGCTGCGGAACGTGAGCGTGGGGTACGTGGCGGCGTCGAAGAAGTCTGCCGAGCGCAGGTGCGTGTCGCGGCGCTCGTTGTTGGTGTCGATGCTGGCGGCCTGGATGGTCACGTTCACCGAGCCGCCGGCCAGCCGCGCCGGGTCGGCCACGATGGTGCCCGAGAAGGTGTTGAACCGCCCCGTCACGCGGCTCACCAGGTGCCGGATGCGGAACGACACCTCGGTGTGCGCGGGGTCGATCTCCCAGGTGACGGGCGCCGGGGGCGCGGCGGTGACGGCCGGCGCGGGCGCGGGCCCGCCGCCCAGCAGAAGGGCGGGCGCGAGCAGCAGCGAAGCGAGGGTGCCGACCATCGTGGGGCCTCCGGAAAAGGTGGTGGGTCGGGAGATGGGCATTGCGCGGCCCGCCGTTCGGCCGCTTGTCCGTAAGATAACACTATTCGTTGTCACAAGGATCCCTCCGGCCAGTCTATCGGACCTCGGAGCGGAGCACGGCGGTCCGGCCGACTACCGTCCAGTCCGGCAGGGGAGCACCTGCGTGTGCTCCATCGCTACCGCAGCGATGGTGCGCGAGACGGCGCGTCGATGCGTCCGCGGCGCGGTCCGACACGCAGGTCGGTCCCTACCGGACCGGAGCGTTGGGGTGGTCATCGACTGGCGTGCGGGGCGGGGGATGGGCAGCGCGGCATCTGCCGTATCTCCCATCTACCGGCTTTGTCGTCGTGGATGTGCATCGACGAAAGACCCTCCCCGGATGCTCGGAGGAGGGTCGGGCGAGCGTGATCGAGACAGTTGGGAGGCCGCTACCGTCCGAGGCGCAGCGCGAAGGATGCTTCGCCGGGGACGGGGTAGCCGTCTTCGCTGGCGGGAACGAAGGGAAGCCCGCGGACGAGGGTGAGGAGCCGCGCCTCTACCGGGCCGCGCAGGTTGGGGTTCATCAGCATGGCGTCGGTGACGGCGCCGGTGGCGTCCAGGTGCACGCGCACGACCACGCGATCTTCCGTGTCGTCCAGCGCCACCATGCCCGGCGCGGCCATGAGCTGGGCGGAGAGCGCATCCACCGCCGCGCCGCGCGGGCCGCCGGAGCAGACCTCGCGGCGCGCCACGGTCATCGCGGGCGCGGCGCCCAGGTCCATCCGCAGGCGCACGCCCCACTCCTGCGGCGCCGGAGCGGCGGTCTTCCGGAAGGCGAACACCAGCTTCTGCAGCGAGTCCGCCAGCGCGGCGCCGGTGCTCTGCGCGATCACGGCGCGGCGCACGTTGGTTCCGGTGCGGTCGTAGCGCATGGAGAAGAGCACCGAGCCGCGCGTGGCCGCTCCCAGCCGCGCTGCCGCCGCCGCCAGCCCCGCGGAGTCCACCAGCTGCGACACCGCGGGCAGCGCGCTCGGCCGGGCGGCCACGCGGCAGGTGCGCTCGGCCGCGTAGGTGCCGCCGCGGCCGGGACCGTCCGCGAGCGAGGAGGCGCCGGGCGTGAGCGGGGCGCACGCGGACGCGGCGATGAGCGCGGGCACGGCGAAGCGGATGGCACGCATGGGCAGCCTGCGGTGCGGAGTCTGAATCACTGCCCGCGGCGGATTGGATTGGAGGCGGGCTTTCGGCGGGTATCGCCAACGCATCCAAGATGCCACGCTCTCGTAACGAATCCAAACGAAATTGTAACGGAGCCCTGCTTCGGGTGTGCCGGACAAGCTGAAGCCGCGCTGGGTGGCGCGGTGGCTGCTCGCGCGGTGGACGATGGCGCGAGGCGACTGCGACGGCTGGCGCGGAAAGATCCGGAGGCTTCGGAAGATTTCCGCAGCGGGAAGACCAGCGCGAGTCGATCCGGGTGGCGCGCATCGGCCCGTCGTGAGGCGAGTTTGGGCGATGCGCCTCGATCCGTCGTCGGAGTACGTTCGGGCGATGCGCATCGCCGTCTGCGGTAGCACGGTGGGGGCGGAGCTGCGGCCGGCGGTTGCCGAAGCGCGGCGGGCGGCGTAGCGTTCTCGCCGGTTTTGCATCCCGCCGGGGCGCCGCCGGCGTGCCCCGGATCCCACCCCTGCGCGAAGCGAGCGAGACGCCGATGGAGGTTTTCACCGAGGAGTGGAGCCGCGCCTGCTGCCGTGCGCTGAATGGGCACGCGGGCTTCAAGGCCGCGGCGGGCGACTGGGAGGACAGCGTGGCGCTGGTGATGCGCGCCGACCCCTCGCACGGCGTGACGCAGGACCGCGCGTTCCACCTGGACCTGTTCCACGGCGTGTGCCGCGGCGTGCGCCCGGCCTCTCCCGGCGACCTGGAAAGCGCCGCCTACGTGATGGAAGCGGACGTGGCGGCGTGGAGGGAGATCCTGCAAGGCCGCAGCGACCCCGTCGCCTCGCTGATGATGGGCCGCCTGCGCCTGTCGCGCGGCAGCCTGTTCGCCCTGGCGCGCTACGCCGGCGCCGCGAAGGAGCTGGTCGCCGCCGTCGGCCACGTCGAGGCCACCTTCCCGGGCGAGTAGAGGCGACCCGGCGGACGGGCAAAGGCGGGCACGGCGAGCACGTCCGTCCACGATCGAGCAAACCGCCCGCGGGCGGCAGCACCGGTGCTGCCGCCCCGCGGGCATTCCAGGTTGCCTGCGGCTTCGCGAACTCCTCCGCTGGCGCCTCCGGTTCCGGCCCGGGCCGCCCAGTCCAGGTGTCTTGCACGAAATCCGGGAGAATTGGTGCGGCCGGTATCGCCCTGGCGGCTAAAGCCGCGGGCTACGACGGCGCGAAGCCCACCTCCGTGGGCTGCTACCGATGGTCCGAACCGCTTCGGCGAGACTCCACGGAGGCAAGCCGATCTACCCGGATCCCGTATTTACGGACGTGCGGAAGCGCGCCGGCGCCGCTGGCCCCGGCACGTGGCCCGCTTCTTCCAAGGCTGCTTACGTTGGCCCGAATGCCGCACCGCCGCTCGTTCCGCGGCGGCGCCTCGCGGCGGGGCCGTCTCCTCCCCCCTGGTGAACACGATCGAACTCACTGCTTTCCGCCCGCGTCCCGGCTTCGGCCGCGGGGGCGCACGGGTGCCCGCTCCGGCGCGGCGCGGGCTGGCGCGCGTCCGCAGGTTTGACGGGAGGGTGCGGTGAGCGACTCGTTCGACTTCGCGGAGCTGTTCACCGACTTCCGCGACGAGGGGCGCGACCAGCTCGCGCTGCTGGACGCGGCGCTGGGGGCGCTGGAGCGCCGCGACGCCGCGGGCGCCGGAGCCGGTCGCGCCGAGCTTCTGCGCGGGCTGCACACGCTGAAGGGGAACGCGGGGATGCTGGGCCTGCGCCCGCTCCAGGACCTGGTGCACGGCATGGAGACGCTGCTCAAGCACCCCCCCGAGGCGCTGTTCGGCATCGCGGGGGCCATGCAGGAAGCAGCGTCGGCGATACGGCGCGCGGTGGAGCACGCGGGCGCGCCGGGACAGGACGAGTCGCTGGCCGTGCTCGCCGCGCTGCGCCTGCCGCAGCCAGGGGACGCGCCGGACACGCGCTCGGCCGCGGCGGGGGAGCGGGCGGGCGACGTCGTCTCGCCCGCGGACCCGTCCTCGCCGCCGCAGGAGGAGCTGCCGAAGACCGCCGCGGCCCCACTCGCCGACGCGTCCGCACAGCCCGAGAAGCCAGCTTCACCCGCGGCGGCCCTCCGGGCTTCACCGGCGGCGAGGAAGCCTGCCGCGGCCGCAGCATCGTTCCAGCCGGGGGCCATCGCATCTCCGGAATCCCCCCGCGTCTCCACATCTCCCGCATCGCCGGACATCTCCGCCTCTCCGGAAGCGATGGGCGGATCCCCATCCGCCGGCGTCCCGTCCGCATCTGTGGCGACGGCGGACAGCGGCTCTGCATCGCCCGGAACGGCAGGCGGCACCGCATCCCCCGAAAATCAGCGCGGTTCCGACGAGGCGGCGGGGATCTCGCTGGCTTCCGGGAAGCCGCGAGGCCTGGAGAGCGCGGCTCCACGGGCCGCATCTTCGGAGAAGGCGGTGGGCGCGAGGCCGGGCGCTGCGGCGAAATCCGCACCGGGCGGGGAGTCGCCGGAGGAAGCGGGGGGAGTGCCCGGAGCCGCTTCGCGCGACCGGCCCGCGGCGGTCGCGTCTTCCGTCTCGGGCGGAAGCGTGGCGGCAGGCAGGACGGCGGCCGAGGGAGCGCACGCGGAGGCGGACGCATCTCCGGAAGGCGTGGCGGAGCGGCGCGCGGCCGAGGGCGCGGCGGGGCTCCCGCAGGCGAGCGACATGCGCGAGGAGGTGCTGCGCGTGCCCTTCGCCCGGCTGGACGCCATGCTGCACCAGGTGGGCGAGCTGGCCACGGCCGCCGCGGGCCTGGAGGCCTGGGTGGCCGCCAACCGCGCCGAGCTGGAGGCGGTGGGCCTGCGCCGCGCCGCCACCGAGCGCGTGGAGGCGCTGGCCGCGACGGTGGAGGCCACGGGCCGCTCGGCCCGGCAGCTCCGCACGGTGCCCGTGGCGCGCGTGTTCGGCCGCTTCCCGCCGCTGGCGGGCGACCTGGCGCGGGCGCAGGGCAAGCAGGTGCGCGTGGTGCTGGAGGGCGAGCAGACGGAGCTGGACAAGAGCACCGCCGACGCCATCCTGGACCCGCTGCTCCACCTGGTGCGCAACGCGGTGGACCACGGCGTGGAGACGCCGGCCGAGCGCGAGGCCGCGGGCAAGCCGCCCGCCGCCACGCTCTGGCTGCGCGCGGTGTCGGAAGGCGAGATGGTGCGCATAGAGGTGGAGGACGACGGGCGCGGGCTGGACGGCGAGGCGATGCTGCGGCGCGCGCGCGAGCTGGGCTGGGTGGGCCCGGCCGAGGTGCCGCCCCCGGCGGAGCTGGCGGACTTCGTGTTCCGCCCCGGCTTCTCCACCCGCGCGGACGTGACGGAGCTGTCCGGCCGCGGCATCGGGCTGGACGTGGTGCGCAGCACGGTCGCGCGCCTGCGGGGCACGGTGGAGGTGGAGCAGGGCGACGAGGGCGGCGCGCGCTTCGTGCTGCGGCTGCCGCTCACGGTGGCGCTGGTGCCGGTGCTGTTCATGGAGAGCGCGGGCCAGGTGCTGGCCATCGCCGCCAGCGACGTGGAGGAGGCGACGCGCGTGGGCTCGGTTGCGACCGTGGGCGCCGCCGAGGTCGTGGACGTGCGCGGCGAGGCGCTGGCCGTGATCCGCCCGTCGCGGCTCTTCGGGTGGGAGGCCGCGGCCGAGCCGCGGCTGGCGGTGGTGGTGCGGCGCGGGGCGCGCGCGGCGGCGATCCTGGCGGACCGGCTGCTGGAGCAGCGCCCGGCCACCATCCGCCCCCTGCCCGCCGCGCTGGGAAGCCCCCGCGGCGTGTCCGGCGCGACGCTGGACGCAGACGGCCGAGTGGTGCTCCTGCTGGACGCGGGCGAGATGATGCAGCTGAACGTGGACCTGTACCGGGAGGGCGCGCGTGCCCAGTGAGCGGAAGAAGTTGCTGGTGGTGGAGGACAGCCCCATGATGTGCCGAATGTACCGCATCGTCCTGGCGCCGGCGTACGACCTGGTGTTCGCGGCCGACGGCTCCGAGGGGCTGGACGCGGCGGCGCGCGAGGACGGGCTGGACCTGCTGGTGGTGGACGTGAACATGCCGCGCATGGACGGGCTGGAGTTCATCCGCCGGCTGCGGGGCGAGCTGGGGATGACCGAGGTGCCGGTGCTCGTCTGCTCGACCGAGGCGGCGGAGGGCGACCGCGCGCTGGCCGAGTCTGCCGGCGCGAACGGCTTCCTCCCCAAGCCCTGGCGCCCGGAGCAGCTCAAGGCCGCGGTGCACGAGCAGCTGGGAGAGGCGCCGTGAGCGCGGTGTCGGTGCTCCTGGGCGGCGCGGTGTACGGCATCCCGGTGGAGCGCGTGGAGCGCATCCTCCGCCCTCCCGCCGTGTCGCGTGTCCCGTTCGCGCCCCGCGACGTGCTGGGGATCGCGCAGGTGGGCGGGGTGATGATGGCGGTGCTGGACCTGGGCACGCGCCTGCGCGGCGCCCCGGCCGGCGAGCCCGGCCGCCTCCTGGTGGTGAGCCGCGGGCGCGGGACGGAGCCGGTGGGGCTGCGGGTGGACGCGGTGGGCGGGCTGGTGGACACGGAGGGCCACGTGGCCGCGCCGCCGGACGAGGCGGAGGCGGCGCTGCCGCCGGGGTGGCTTACGGGAACGGTGGAGACGGCCGACGGGCGGCGGGTGGCGCTGCTCGACGTTGAACGCGTGCTCGAGGGAGGCCAGGCGTGAGCGGAAGGGCGAGCTGGTTCCGGGACGCGCGGGTGCAGACGAAGGTGCTGCTGGGCTTCGTGCCCGTCCTGCTGCTGATGGGCGTGATCGGGGTGACGCTGTGGTGGCAGGCCGAGCGGGTGCGCGGCTTCAACGAGCAGGCGCAGCACACCGCGCGCGTGCAGCGGGCGGCGGTGGAGTACGACCTGGCCCTGGCCGACCGCACGCTCGCCTTCCGCGACTACCTGCTCTCGGGCCAGGAGTCCGCGCTGTCCGCCTACCGCGAGGCCGACGGGCGCGCGGCCCGGCAGCTGGCGCTGGCCGACTCGCTGGTGCAGGACACGGTGCAGCTCAAGCGGCTGCGGCACGCCGACGAGCTGGCGAAGCAGTGGGTCGACTCGGTGTACCAGCCCGGCGTGGCGCTGCGGCAGGCGCCGCAGGCCCAGGCCGGCGACATGCGCGAGGTCGTCCGCTTCTTCCAGACGGGGGTGGGCCGCCGGGGCGCGGACGCGGCCCTCGGCGCGCTAGACGAGTTCGACCGGCGCGAGGCGGATCTGGCCGACCAGAGCCGGGCCGACGTGCAGCGCGCCTCGTCCACCGGCCGCGACCTGGCGCTGGGGCTCACGCTGCTGGCCGCCGTGGTCTCGGCGCTGACGGCGGTGTGGATGGCGCGGCAGATCTCCGCCCCGCTGACCCGCGCGGTGGCCTTCGCGAAGGCGGTGGCCGACGGCGACCTCACGCAGCGGCTGGAGGCGGGCAGCCGCGACGAGCTGGGCCAGCTCACCGAGACGCTGAACGGGATGGCCGACGACCTGCGCGCCTCGGTGCTGGGGGTGAACTCGGCCACCGGCCAGGTGGCCGCGGCGGCGCAGCAGATCAGCGCCACCTCGTCGCGCCTGGCCGACACGGTGGACGACCAGGTGGCGGCGGCGGAGCAGACCTCCACCAGCATGGAGGAGATCGCGGCGCAGATCAACCGCGTGGCCGCCAGCACCGAGTCGCTTGCCGCCTCGGTCGACGAGACGTCCAGCTCCATCGCCCAGATGGGCCAGTCGATCGAGCGGACGGCCGATGGGGCCGAGACGCTGGGCGCCGCCGTGGAGCAGACGGCGTCGACCATCGAGGAGATGGGCGCCTCCATGCAGCAGGTGGGGCGGCACGTGGAGGAGACGCGCCGCATCGCCGGCGAGGCCGAGTCCAACGCCCGCGAGGGCGGCGAGGTGGTGCGGCTCACGGTCGAGGAGATGCGCCGCATCTACGCCGAGGTGGAGAGCCTGAGCGAGACCATCCGCCGGCTGGGCTCGCGCGGCGAGGCGGTGGGCCGCATCTCCGAGACCATCGAGGACATCGCCGACCAGACGAACCTGCTGGCGCTGAATGCGGCCATCGAGGCGGCGCGCGCGGGCGAGCACGGCCGCGGCTTCGCGGTGGTGGCGCAGGAGATCCGGCGCCTGGCGGAGAGGTCGGTCGACTCCACGCGCGAGATCGGGGCGACGATTCGCGCGGTGAGGGATGAGGTGGCGCTGGCGGCGCAGACGGGCGACCAGGTGGCCGAGAAGACGAAGAAGGGCATCGACGCGGCCGAGGGCGCCACCGAGGCGCTG
Encoded proteins:
- a CDS encoding response regulator; translation: MPSERKKLLVVEDSPMMCRMYRIVLAPAYDLVFAADGSEGLDAAAREDGLDLLVVDVNMPRMDGLEFIRRLRGELGMTEVPVLVCSTEAAEGDRALAESAGANGFLPKPWRPEQLKAAVHEQLGEAP
- a CDS encoding methyl-accepting chemotaxis protein; translated protein: MSGRASWFRDARVQTKVLLGFVPVLLLMGVIGVTLWWQAERVRGFNEQAQHTARVQRAAVEYDLALADRTLAFRDYLLSGQESALSAYREADGRAARQLALADSLVQDTVQLKRLRHADELAKQWVDSVYQPGVALRQAPQAQAGDMREVVRFFQTGVGRRGADAALGALDEFDRREADLADQSRADVQRASSTGRDLALGLTLLAAVVSALTAVWMARQISAPLTRAVAFAKAVADGDLTQRLEAGSRDELGQLTETLNGMADDLRASVLGVNSATGQVAAAAQQISATSSRLADTVDDQVAAAEQTSTSMEEIAAQINRVAASTESLAASVDETSSSIAQMGQSIERTADGAETLGAAVEQTASTIEEMGASMQQVGRHVEETRRIAGEAESNAREGGEVVRLTVEEMRRIYAEVESLSETIRRLGSRGEAVGRISETIEDIADQTNLLALNAAIEAARAGEHGRGFAVVAQEIRRLAERSVDSTREIGATIRAVRDEVALAAQTGDQVAEKTKKGIDAAEGATEALDRIVGSSTRTSGLMQEVSLATEQQILAARQAHEATLHIQRIADEVRIATREQHVASRQIVQATINMNQQTQEVFAATGEQKRGGEMILRATESIATGARSAQTSVREAERAARDVASQAGSLAELVARFRV
- a CDS encoding response regulator is translated as MQRTILLAEDHEDNRMALLTVLEHDGYRTLAARNGAEAVDLAREHAPDLVVMDLAMPVMDGKEAMKVLKADPATAGIPIIVLTAMALSIDGDNLRREGFDGFLAKPCMPPSLLQEVRKYIGPATGS
- a CDS encoding DUF488 domain-containing protein, whose translation is MERPINTVGHSTRSIEEFLELLRENGVELLVDVRRFPGSRRFPQFGSEALAAALREAGIAYVHEPEMGGRRAPAKTADLSPSPNGAWRSAAFRAYADHTATPAFQAALQRLVDASQTMRPTVMCAEAVPWRCHRQLIADALVARGIRVLNIIGPGGATPHERSPHAVVLPGARVVYPAPRDGQSDLFSG
- a CDS encoding chemotaxis protein CheW → MSDSFDFAELFTDFRDEGRDQLALLDAALGALERRDAAGAGAGRAELLRGLHTLKGNAGMLGLRPLQDLVHGMETLLKHPPEALFGIAGAMQEAASAIRRAVEHAGAPGQDESLAVLAALRLPQPGDAPDTRSAAAGERAGDVVSPADPSSPPQEELPKTAAAPLADASAQPEKPASPAAALRASPAARKPAAAAASFQPGAIASPESPRVSTSPASPDISASPEAMGGSPSAGVPSASVATADSGSASPGTAGGTASPENQRGSDEAAGISLASGKPRGLESAAPRAASSEKAVGARPGAAAKSAPGGESPEEAGGVPGAASRDRPAAVASSVSGGSVAAGRTAAEGAHAEADASPEGVAERRAAEGAAGLPQASDMREEVLRVPFARLDAMLHQVGELATAAAGLEAWVAANRAELEAVGLRRAATERVEALAATVEATGRSARQLRTVPVARVFGRFPPLAGDLARAQGKQVRVVLEGEQTELDKSTADAILDPLLHLVRNAVDHGVETPAEREAAGKPPAATLWLRAVSEGEMVRIEVEDDGRGLDGEAMLRRARELGWVGPAEVPPPAELADFVFRPGFSTRADVTELSGRGIGLDVVRSTVARLRGTVEVEQGDEGGARFVLRLPLTVALVPVLFMESAGQVLAIAASDVEEATRVGSVATVGAAEVVDVRGEALAVIRPSRLFGWEAAAEPRLAVVVRRGARAAAILADRLLEQRPATIRPLPAALGSPRGVSGATLDADGRVVLLLDAGEMMQLNVDLYREGARAQ
- a CDS encoding YceI family protein, with the protein product MVGTLASLLLAPALLLGGGPAPAPAVTAAPPAPVTWEIDPAHTEVSFRIRHLVSRVTGRFNTFSGTIVADPARLAGGSVNVTIQAASIDTNNERRDTHLRSADFFDAATYPTLTFRSTRVEVSGKALKVYGNLTIRGVTTPVVLDGELLAVGGAPGKRRIGFEASTTIDRMDYGVAWNRAAEGGGTVLSDEVQITLNVEAVEKV
- a CDS encoding chemotaxis protein CheW, producing the protein MSAVSVLLGGAVYGIPVERVERILRPPAVSRVPFAPRDVLGIAQVGGVMMAVLDLGTRLRGAPAGEPGRLLVVSRGRGTEPVGLRVDAVGGLVDTEGHVAAPPDEAEAALPPGWLTGTVETADGRRVALLDVERVLEGGQA